The following coding sequences lie in one Eubacterium ventriosum genomic window:
- the trxA gene encoding thioredoxin, translated as MAVLHLTKENFESEVLKSDKKVLVDFWATWCGPCQMVSPIIEELGEELTDVKVCKVDVDKEPEISIQYNIMSIPTLIVFENGEIANKTIGACTKDEILDLLK; from the coding sequence ATGGCAGTATTACATTTAACAAAAGAAAACTTTGAAAGCGAAGTTTTAAAATCTGATAAAAAAGTTTTGGTTGATTTTTGGGCAACTTGGTGTGGACCATGTCAGATGGTTTCTCCTATTATTGAAGAGTTAGGAGAGGAATTAACTGATGTTAAGGTTTGCAAGGTTGATGTAGACAAGGAACCTGAAATTTCTATTCAGTATAATATTATGTCTATTCCTACATTAATTGTTTTTGAAAATGGTGAGATAGCAAACAAGACTATTGGTGCCTGCACAAAGGATGAAATTTTAGATTTATTAAAATAA
- a CDS encoding PF20097 family protein gives MKCPYCGEEMIRGYLMSSRDITFAVDNVTKVFRIKQSDDLELSKGSGGIPHCEAYRCSSCKKILIDYANR, from the coding sequence ATGAAATGTCCATATTGTGGTGAAGAAATGATAAGAGGATACCTTATGAGCTCACGAGACATTACTTTTGCAGTTGATAATGTGACAAAAGTTTTTCGTATTAAACAATCGGACGATTTGGAATTGAGTAAAGGTTCAGGCGGAATCCCTCATTGTGAAGCTTATCGTTGCAGTAGTTGCAAAAAGATTTTGATTGATTATGCGAATAGATAA
- a CDS encoding tyrosine-type recombinase/integrase: protein MAKGSVRKKGKKWYARFYIEDESGRKVQKEFVGTESKSETEALLRKAIADYEEKKFVAKSENITVGMLLDLWVEEELKPGNLSNGTVMSYQGTVNRIKQHPIGNRKLKTVTADHLQAYIDFLSFGGTNPDGTTAKALSKGYLRLFSAVLQGAFRFAVFPKRLITFNPMQYVVWRGKKEEYELFSDEDGETASTPTLSYEQYQRLEDFLKKKNNPALLPIQIAYYTGLRIGEVCGLTWQDINLEEQYLTVRRSMRYNGARHKTEIGATKRKKIRTVDFCDTLAAILKSAKTEQHKNRFRYGELYSLNYYLEVKEKDRTYYEVYSLPRSEEVPEGYKELSFVCLRPDGAFEAPSTVGIMCRTARKKVEGLEDFHFHMLRHTYTSNLLSNGAAPKDVQELLGHADVSTTMNIYAHATREAKRTSARLLDKVIGGE, encoded by the coding sequence ATGGCAAAAGGTTCTGTAAGAAAAAAAGGTAAAAAGTGGTACGCACGCTTCTATATCGAAGATGAAAGCGGCAGAAAAGTACAGAAAGAGTTTGTGGGAACAGAAAGCAAGTCTGAAACCGAAGCCCTGCTCAGAAAAGCAATCGCTGACTATGAGGAAAAGAAATTCGTTGCGAAGTCTGAAAACATCACAGTTGGTATGCTGCTCGATCTGTGGGTGGAGGAAGAACTGAAACCCGGCAATCTCAGCAATGGTACGGTAATGTCCTATCAAGGAACGGTCAACCGTATCAAACAGCACCCGATAGGAAACCGAAAGCTGAAAACCGTAACCGCCGACCATTTACAGGCGTATATAGACTTTCTCAGCTTTGGCGGTACAAATCCTGACGGTACAACCGCAAAGGCACTCAGCAAAGGGTATCTCCGATTGTTTTCGGCTGTTTTACAAGGGGCGTTCCGTTTTGCGGTATTCCCGAAAAGACTGATAACCTTTAACCCGATGCAGTATGTGGTATGGCGAGGAAAGAAAGAAGAATACGAACTGTTCTCGGACGAGGACGGAGAAACTGCCTCCACACCAACGCTCAGCTACGAACAGTATCAGAGATTAGAGGACTTCCTGAAAAAGAAAAACAATCCTGCACTTCTTCCTATACAGATAGCCTATTATACAGGCTTGCGTATTGGAGAGGTCTGTGGTCTGACTTGGCAGGACATCAACCTTGAAGAACAATATCTGACAGTACGCCGCAGTATGCGTTACAACGGGGCAAGGCACAAAACAGAAATAGGGGCAACAAAGCGTAAAAAAATCCGCACCGTGGACTTTTGCGATACGCTTGCCGCAATCCTGAAATCTGCGAAAACAGAACAGCACAAAAACCGTTTCCGATACGGGGAACTGTATAGCCTTAATTACTATTTGGAGGTCAAAGAAAAAGACCGCACCTACTATGAGGTTTACAGTCTGCCGAGGTCGGAAGAAGTCCCAGAGGGGTACAAGGAATTATCCTTTGTCTGCCTTAGACCTGACGGGGCATTTGAAGCACCAAGTACGGTGGGGATTATGTGCAGGACAGCGAGAAAAAAGGTGGAGGGATTGGAGGACTTCCACTTCCATATGCTCAGACACACCTATACAAGCAATCTGCTTTCAAACGGTGCAGCACCTAAAGATGTGCAGGAACTTCTCGGACACGCTGATGTCAGTACCACAATGAATATTTACGCTCACGCTACAAGGGAAGCAAAGCGTACTTCCGCAAGGTTGCTGGATAAGGTAATCGGCGGAGAATAA
- a CDS encoding DUF6512 family protein: MYRRLNIYLIIGAVFTIITGTLLHFVYEWSGESLFVGIFSPINESVWEHLKLLFFPMSVWILIGYFIFGKKFKTYIPSAVIGILSGMILIPMWFYTYTVFTGKPILFLDILSFIISVCVAFFITAHLIENYNIPYLTPKLGFLIWDIIFALFIIFTLYQPDFPLFISY; encoded by the coding sequence ATGTACAGGCGTTTAAATATTTATCTTATTATTGGTGCTGTTTTCACTATTATTACAGGCACTCTGTTGCACTTTGTTTATGAATGGTCAGGGGAAAGTCTGTTTGTTGGGATTTTTTCTCCCATCAACGAAAGTGTATGGGAGCATTTGAAGTTGTTGTTTTTCCCTATGTCTGTTTGGATTCTTATTGGGTATTTTATTTTTGGAAAAAAATTCAAAACTTACATTCCTTCTGCAGTTATTGGCATTCTTTCAGGCATGATTCTTATTCCAATGTGGTTTTACACTTATACTGTGTTTACCGGCAAACCGATTCTTTTTCTTGATATTTTATCTTTTATTATTAGTGTTTGTGTTGCCTTTTTTATAACAGCACATTTAATTGAAAATTATAATATCCCATACCTTACTCCAAAACTTGGATTTCTGATATGGGATATTATCTTTGCTTTATTTATTATTTTTACACTTTATCAGCCTGATTTTCCGCTGTTTATAAGTTATTAG
- the trxB gene encoding thioredoxin-disulfide reductase has product MLMYDIVIIGAGTAGMSAAIYGVRSGKKVLLLEEKNYGGQIVNTPEVENYPGIIKTSGFEFATNLFNQAKSLGAEIKYEKAVEIKNNGVLKEVVTNKETYETKAIIIATGAKNRSLKLDKEKELIGSGVSYCATCDGMFFRGRDVAVVGGGNTALEDAMFLSNYCNKVYIIHRRDKLRGEEKIAKAISEKDNIEMVWNSNVVKLIGDDKVEGITVKNSVDGSEKDIQVSGLFIAVGQEPDNYDFEEVVELDDKGYVVAGEDCKTESRGIFTAGDCRTKNVRQLTTAASDGAVAAIGACEYIDSELDTKNTK; this is encoded by the coding sequence ATGCTTATGTACGATATTGTAATTATAGGAGCAGGTACAGCCGGAATGTCAGCAGCGATTTACGGTGTGCGTTCAGGCAAGAAGGTTTTGCTTTTAGAAGAGAAGAATTATGGTGGTCAGATTGTGAACACTCCTGAAGTTGAGAATTATCCGGGAATAATTAAGACATCAGGTTTTGAGTTTGCCACAAATCTTTTTAATCAGGCAAAAAGTCTTGGTGCCGAAATTAAGTATGAAAAAGCTGTGGAAATTAAAAATAATGGAGTTTTGAAAGAAGTTGTTACAAATAAAGAAACTTACGAAACAAAAGCTATAATTATTGCCACAGGTGCAAAAAACAGATCATTAAAACTTGATAAAGAAAAAGAACTTATTGGTTCAGGTGTTTCATATTGTGCAACTTGCGATGGTATGTTTTTTAGAGGTAGAGATGTTGCAGTAGTAGGTGGTGGAAATACAGCATTGGAAGATGCAATGTTTCTCTCAAACTATTGCAATAAGGTATATATTATTCACAGAAGGGACAAGCTTCGTGGTGAAGAAAAAATTGCAAAAGCAATATCTGAAAAAGATAATATTGAAATGGTTTGGAACAGCAATGTTGTAAAATTAATAGGCGACGATAAGGTTGAAGGAATCACTGTAAAAAATTCAGTTGATGGTTCAGAAAAAGATATTCAGGTTTCAGGTCTTTTTATTGCAGTAGGTCAGGAACCGGACAATTATGATTTTGAAGAAGTTGTGGAACTTGACGACAAAGGTTATGTTGTTGCAGGTGAGGATTGCAAAACAGAATCAAGAGGAATTTTTACGGCGGGTGATTGTAGAACAAAGAACGTCCGTCAGCTTACAACTGCAGCCAGCGATGGAGCAGTTGCAGCAATAGGTGCCTGTGAATACATTGATAGTGAATTAGACACTAAAAACACTAAATAA
- a CDS encoding formate/nitrite transporter family protein has protein sequence MISVKEATKNYINGGKGKTTMPLGRMFVLAFLAGMFIALAGTAATIASSTVTNSSVAKVITSLVFPAGLAMVIINGTELFTGNNLLIMSVLSKNITVGQMLKNWIVVYIGNFVGSIFVTGFFTLGNIYSMFNSSVAKSVISIATTKCNLSIQEMFFRAILCNILVCVAVMMAATSKTVGGKIIGLFLPIMVFVICGFEHSVANMSYISGGLFSKMAYGNLGLETAGLTWFNFIVKNLLVVTIGNIIGGCATGIAYWFSYYRKQD, from the coding sequence ATGATATCAGTAAAAGAAGCAACAAAAAACTACATTAATGGCGGAAAAGGAAAAACAACAATGCCACTTGGAAGAATGTTTGTATTAGCATTTTTGGCAGGTATGTTTATTGCTTTAGCCGGAACAGCAGCAACAATAGCTTCATCAACGGTCACTAATTCATCAGTTGCAAAAGTTATAACATCATTAGTATTCCCGGCAGGACTTGCCATGGTAATTATTAATGGAACAGAATTATTTACAGGAAACAACTTATTGATTATGTCTGTATTGTCTAAGAACATTACAGTAGGACAGATGTTAAAGAACTGGATAGTAGTTTACATTGGAAACTTTGTAGGTTCAATTTTTGTTACAGGATTTTTTACATTAGGAAACATTTATTCAATGTTTAATAGCAGTGTTGCAAAAAGCGTAATTTCAATTGCAACAACAAAGTGTAATTTAAGTATTCAGGAAATGTTTTTTAGGGCAATTTTGTGTAACATCCTTGTATGCGTTGCAGTAATGATGGCAGCGACATCCAAGACAGTAGGAGGAAAGATTATAGGTCTATTCCTTCCAATTATGGTATTCGTAATCTGCGGATTTGAGCATAGTGTAGCCAATATGAGTTACATTTCAGGTGGTCTTTTTTCAAAGATGGCATATGGAAACCTTGGCTTGGAAACAGCAGGACTTACATGGTTTAATTTTATTGTAAAGAACCTTTTAGTTGTAACAATCGGTAATATTATCGGTGGTTGCGCAACAGGTATTGCATATTGGTTCTCATACTATCGCAAGCAGGACTAA
- a CDS encoding radical SAM mobile pair protein A, with protein sequence MSICIKDQIQNMNIVIGCTVGCAYCYARNNVKRWHMIDDFADPEFFPGKLKMMEKKRPQNFLLTGMSDLSGWKPEWRDEVFAKIRENPQHQFLFLTKRPDLLDFDTDLENAWFGVTVTRKAELWRIDALRKNVRAKHYHVTFEPLFDDPGTVDLSGINWIVVGTMTGAQSRKIHTEPEWAWSLADQAHKLGIPVFMKEDLVPIIGDENMIQEMPEEFNKVLEVQKSWKK encoded by the coding sequence ATGAGTATTTGTATCAAAGATCAGATTCAGAACATGAATATCGTCATTGGCTGCACAGTGGGGTGTGCATATTGCTATGCCCGCAACAACGTGAAACGCTGGCATATGATTGATGACTTCGCTGACCCTGAATTCTTTCCGGGTAAGCTCAAGATGATGGAAAAGAAACGTCCGCAGAATTTTCTTCTTACCGGGATGAGCGATCTCTCCGGATGGAAGCCGGAATGGAGAGACGAGGTATTTGCAAAGATCCGTGAAAATCCACAGCATCAGTTCCTGTTCCTTACCAAGCGACCTGATTTGCTGGATTTTGATACCGATCTGGAAAACGCATGGTTTGGCGTTACGGTGACGAGGAAAGCAGAACTGTGGCGTATCGACGCCCTTCGGAAAAACGTCAGAGCAAAACATTACCATGTTACCTTTGAGCCGTTATTCGACGATCCCGGCACAGTTGACCTTTCCGGAATCAATTGGATCGTTGTGGGCACCATGACCGGAGCTCAGAGCAGGAAGATTCATACGGAGCCGGAATGGGCATGGTCTCTGGCGGACCAGGCACATAAGCTCGGCATTCCGGTGTTTATGAAGGAAGACCTTGTCCCTATCATAGGGGATGAAAATATGATTCAGGAAATGCCGGAAGAATTTAATAAAGTGTTAGAGGTACAGAAATCATGGAAGAAGTAA
- a CDS encoding radical SAM mobile pair protein B, translated as MEEVINGILIREVETKNIMTKSSLPVGGYSVNPYVGCTHACKYCYASFMKRFTGHKEEWGTFLDVKHWPEIKNPKKYAGQRVVIGSVTDGYNPQEEQFGNTRKLLEQLIGIDANILICTKSDLVVRDIDLLKKLGRVTVSWSINTLDENFKNDMDSASSIERRISAMKQVYEAGIRTVCFVSPVFPGITDFEAIFERVKDQCDLFWLENLNLRGGFKKTIMDYIAGKYPDLVPLYDEIYNKHNRSYFEALEVKAEKMAKKYDCAFVDNEMPYGRVPQGHPVIVDYFYHEEIRGTENTGKRNR; from the coding sequence ATGGAAGAAGTAATAAATGGAATCCTCATTCGAGAGGTGGAAACAAAGAACATCATGACTAAGTCTAGTCTGCCGGTAGGCGGTTACTCGGTCAATCCCTATGTGGGCTGTACACATGCCTGCAAGTATTGCTATGCTTCTTTTATGAAGCGCTTTACCGGGCACAAGGAGGAATGGGGCACTTTCCTTGATGTGAAGCATTGGCCGGAAATTAAAAATCCGAAGAAATATGCTGGACAGCGGGTGGTCATCGGTTCTGTGACAGATGGCTACAATCCACAGGAGGAGCAATTCGGGAATACCAGAAAACTTCTGGAGCAGCTGATCGGCATTGACGCAAATATTCTGATCTGCACAAAGTCGGATCTTGTGGTACGGGATATTGATCTGCTGAAGAAGCTTGGACGTGTAACCGTTTCATGGTCGATCAACACACTGGATGAAAATTTCAAGAACGATATGGACTCTGCTTCGAGCATTGAGCGCCGTATCTCTGCTATGAAGCAGGTATATGAGGCAGGTATCCGTACAGTCTGTTTCGTATCCCCGGTATTCCCCGGTATCACGGATTTTGAAGCAATCTTTGAGCGGGTAAAGGATCAGTGCGATCTGTTCTGGCTCGAAAATCTCAATCTTCGAGGCGGTTTCAAAAAGACAATTATGGATTATATCGCCGGAAAATATCCTGATCTTGTACCACTTTACGACGAGATCTATAACAAGCATAACCGCAGCTACTTTGAAGCACTTGAAGTAAAAGCTGAGAAAATGGCTAAGAAGTATGATTGTGCCTTTGTGGATAATGAAATGCCTTATGGCAGAGTCCCGCAGGGACATCCGGTGATCGTAGATTATTTCTATCATGAGGAAATCCGTGGGACAGAGAATACCGGAAAAAGAAATCGCTAA
- a CDS encoding radical SAM mobile pair system MarR family transcriptional regulator, translating into MEMNGGFLVTKIKQLGDRIFEKILSEKNIDAFNGAQGRILYVLWQEDGISIRSLSTKCGLAITSLTTMLERMENQGLISRVQSETDKRKTLLFLTEKAHALKGEYDSVSDEMGSIYYKGFSEKEITRFEECLDRIRKNLEEWQKS; encoded by the coding sequence ATGGAAATGAATGGAGGATTTCTTGTCACCAAAATAAAACAGCTTGGAGACCGGATTTTCGAGAAGATTCTCAGTGAAAAGAATATTGATGCGTTTAATGGAGCTCAGGGACGTATTCTTTATGTGCTGTGGCAGGAGGATGGTATCTCAATCAGGTCACTCTCGACTAAATGCGGATTAGCGATAACATCTCTTACTACGATGCTGGAAAGAATGGAAAATCAAGGGCTGATAAGCCGTGTTCAGTCTGAAACGGACAAAAGGAAAACACTCCTGTTTCTGACTGAGAAAGCACATGCCTTAAAGGGCGAGTACGATTCTGTATCTGATGAGATGGGCAGTATTTACTACAAAGGTTTTTCAGAGAAAGAAATTACCAGGTTTGAGGAATGCCTCGACCGCATCAGAAAGAATCTTGAGGAGTGGCAGAAGTCATGA
- a CDS encoding cation-translocating P-type ATPase: MIESWKVDSNELMKKMNVTEKGLSDEQVLQIREKVGENLLEEAKKKSVLQVFLSQFCDLLVIILIIAAVISAFSENPESTIVIIAVLIMNSILGTVQHIKAEKSLESLKQLSSPSAKIMRNGIKIQIPSKEVVPGDILVLEAGDLIVADGRIINNYSLQVNESSLTGESTNVEKTDKALEGDIPLADRVNMVYSGSLVVYGRAEVLVTETGMNTEIGKIAGLMNKAKERKTPLQKSLDQFSGRLAIGIMIISAVVFVLCLIRNVSLIDSLMFAVALAVAAIPEALGSIVTIVQAIGTGRMASENAIIKDLKAVESLGCVSVICSDKTGTLTQNKMTVEKVYVDGDIISPNQLDLKNQLHRDLVYNAILSNDSSIVDGKGIGDPTEYALLEMFRNIKVENFRIGNDGYKKFEDSTVENNDFNEKMLNEEDVRRAIPRLQEIPFDSDRKLMSVKCKLHDKETVLTKGALDVLLNRCIKIRKNNQVREISQSDIEEILKVNEKFSNQGLRVLSFAYKETDEDLTIENEKDFIFLGLIAMIDPPREESVEAVQKAKEAGIKTVMITGDHKITAIAIAKKIGIYNDGDLAVTGLELDEMSNEELYEKINRISVYARVSPENKIRIVEAWQKHGNVVSMTGDGVNDAPALKKADIGVAMGITGTEVSKDASSMILADDNFATIIKAVANGRNVYRNIKNAIMFLLSGNMAGILCVLYASIVGLSMPFTAIHLLFINLLTDSLPAIAIGMEPSDDSLLKEKPRNPKEGILTKYFIIKIILQGALIGIATMSAYYIGLKTNTALATTMAFATLTIARLFHGFNCRGKESIRKLKLKTNPYQIMAFVAGIAFISIVLFVPQLHGLFEIADFTAVNILEILGIAFVPTLIIQIVKEI; encoded by the coding sequence ATGATTGAAAGTTGGAAAGTTGATTCTAACGAACTTATGAAAAAAATGAACGTTACAGAGAAAGGATTAAGCGATGAGCAGGTTTTACAAATAAGAGAAAAGGTTGGAGAAAACTTATTAGAGGAAGCAAAGAAGAAAAGTGTGCTACAGGTATTTTTAAGCCAGTTCTGTGATTTACTTGTTATTATTCTTATTATTGCGGCAGTTATATCTGCATTTTCTGAAAACCCTGAAAGTACAATTGTAATAATTGCAGTGCTTATAATGAATAGCATTCTTGGAACAGTACAGCATATTAAAGCTGAGAAGTCTTTAGAAAGTCTTAAACAACTATCTTCTCCAAGTGCAAAGATAATGAGAAATGGTATTAAAATTCAAATACCTTCTAAGGAAGTTGTGCCGGGTGACATTTTAGTGTTGGAAGCAGGAGATTTAATAGTTGCAGATGGAAGAATAATCAATAATTATTCTTTGCAGGTTAATGAAAGCTCACTTACAGGGGAATCAACCAATGTGGAGAAAACAGACAAAGCATTAGAAGGTGATATTCCACTGGCAGACAGAGTTAACATGGTTTATTCAGGAAGTCTTGTAGTTTATGGCAGGGCGGAAGTTCTTGTTACGGAAACAGGAATGAATACAGAAATAGGAAAAATAGCCGGCTTAATGAATAAAGCTAAAGAAAGAAAAACACCGCTTCAAAAAAGCCTTGATCAGTTTAGCGGAAGACTGGCAATTGGAATTATGATTATTTCTGCGGTAGTTTTTGTTTTATGCTTAATTAGAAATGTTAGCCTTATAGATTCATTAATGTTTGCAGTGGCACTTGCAGTTGCAGCAATACCGGAGGCATTAGGCTCAATAGTAACAATAGTGCAGGCTATAGGAACAGGTAGGATGGCTTCTGAAAATGCCATAATAAAGGACCTGAAAGCAGTTGAAAGTCTGGGCTGTGTATCTGTTATTTGCTCGGATAAAACAGGTACATTAACACAGAACAAAATGACAGTTGAAAAGGTTTATGTGGACGGAGATATTATAAGTCCTAACCAGCTTGATTTGAAAAATCAATTACACAGAGACCTTGTATATAATGCAATATTAAGTAATGATTCATCAATAGTGGACGGAAAAGGTATAGGTGATCCTACAGAATATGCTTTACTTGAAATGTTCAGAAATATAAAAGTCGAAAATTTTAGAATTGGAAATGATGGATATAAGAAATTTGAAGATAGTACAGTTGAAAATAATGATTTTAACGAAAAAATGTTAAATGAAGAAGATGTAAGAAGAGCAATTCCAAGATTGCAGGAGATTCCTTTTGACTCAGATAGAAAATTAATGAGTGTAAAATGTAAATTACACGACAAGGAAACAGTTCTTACAAAAGGTGCTTTGGATGTTTTGCTTAATAGATGCATAAAAATAAGAAAAAACAATCAGGTTAGAGAAATTTCTCAAAGTGACATAGAAGAAATCTTAAAAGTTAATGAGAAATTTTCAAATCAGGGATTAAGAGTTCTTTCTTTTGCTTACAAAGAAACAGATGAGGATTTGACAATTGAAAATGAGAAAGATTTTATTTTCTTAGGCTTAATTGCTATGATTGATCCACCAAGAGAGGAGTCAGTTGAAGCTGTACAAAAGGCAAAAGAAGCAGGTATAAAAACCGTTATGATAACAGGCGACCACAAAATCACAGCCATAGCAATAGCAAAGAAAATAGGAATTTATAATGATGGGGATTTGGCAGTAACAGGTTTGGAACTTGATGAAATGTCAAATGAGGAATTATATGAAAAAATTAATAGAATATCAGTTTATGCCAGAGTCTCTCCTGAAAATAAAATACGAATAGTTGAAGCCTGGCAGAAACACGGCAATGTTGTTTCAATGACAGGAGACGGTGTAAACGATGCACCGGCACTAAAGAAAGCAGACATAGGTGTGGCAATGGGTATAACCGGAACGGAAGTTTCAAAAGACGCCTCATCAATGATATTAGCAGATGATAATTTTGCAACAATAATAAAAGCAGTGGCAAACGGAAGAAATGTATATAGAAACATAAAAAATGCCATAATGTTTTTATTATCAGGAAATATGGCAGGAATATTGTGTGTTTTATATGCATCAATTGTAGGACTGTCAATGCCATTTACAGCAATACACCTTTTGTTTATAAATCTTCTAACAGACTCACTTCCGGCAATAGCAATAGGAATGGAGCCTTCAGATGATTCGTTATTAAAAGAAAAACCACGTAATCCAAAAGAAGGAATCCTAACAAAATACTTTATAATAAAAATAATATTGCAGGGAGCATTGATAGGAATAGCAACAATGTCAGCATACTACATTGGATTGAAAACAAATACAGCCCTTGCTACCACAATGGCATTTGCAACACTAACTATAGCCAGACTATTCCACGGATTTAACTGCAGAGGAAAAGAAAGCATAAGAAAATTAAAACTGAAAACAAATCCATATCAAATAATGGCATTTGTGGCAGGAATAGCATTCATATCAATAGTATTGTTTGTACCACAATTACACGGGTTATTTGAAATAGCAGACTTTACGGCAGTAAACATATTGGAAATACTGGGGATTGCGTTTGTGCCGACACTGATAATCCAAATAGTGAAGGAAATTTAG